The following DNA comes from Oncorhynchus mykiss isolate Arlee chromosome 16, USDA_OmykA_1.1, whole genome shotgun sequence.
ttgaatatactgtataatttaaacattcagtgtaggttggaaaaagtatgtgaacccctagtcTAATGACTTCTCCGAAacctaattggagtcaggagtcagctaacctggagtccaatcaatgagacgagattggagatgttggttagagctgccttgccatataaaaaacactcacaaaatttgagtttgctattcacaagaagcattgcctgatgtgaaccatgcctcaaacaaaagagatctcagaagacccaagattaagaattgttgccttgcataaagctggaaagggttagaaaagtatctctaaaaaccttgatgttcatcagtccccaATAAGAAaaattgtctataaattgagaaagttcagcactgttgctactttcCCTAAGAGTGGCCATCCTaaaaagatgactgcaagagcacaatGCAGAATGcacaatgaggttaagaagaatgctagagtgtcagctaaaaagacttacagaaatctctggaacacgctaacatctctgttgacgagtctacgatacgtaaaacagtaaacaagaatgttgttcatgggaggacaccacgaaagaagccactgctgtccaaaaagaATCCATTGCTGCAAGTCTGAAGTTTGGATGTTCCACAGCgttactggcaaaatattctgtggacagatgaaactacagttgagttgttggaaggaacacaacaccatgtgtggaggaaaaaaggcacagcacatcaacaactgtaaagtatggtggaaggagcatcatggtttggggctgtttgcTGCCTCATTGCCttgacagcttgctatcatcgacggataAATGAATtctcaagtttatcaagacatttttcaGGATAATATTAGGCtctctgtccgccaattgaagctcaacagaaattgggtgatgcaacaggacaatgacccaaaacacagaagtaaatcaacaacagattggcttcaacagaagaaaatatgccttctggagtggcccagtcctgacctcaaaccgattgagatgctgtggcatgacctcaagagagtaGTTCATACCAGACATTCCAAGAATAttactgaactgaaacagttttgtaaagagaaatggtccaaaattcctcctgaacattgtgcaggtctgatctgcaactacagaaaatgtttggttgaggttattgctgctaaaggagggtcaaccagttattaaatctaAGGTTTCACTTTTTCCACCCTGtaaatgtttacacggtgtgttcaataaagacatgaaagcgtgttattgtttttgtgttagtttaagcagactgtgtttgtctatttgttttaacctagatgaagatcagatcaaattttatgaccaatttattcagaaatccaggtatttccaaagggttcacatactttttcttgccactgtctACTGAATGTAGCTGGGAATGAGGCTCTCTACCAGTCAAAATTAAGGAATACAAGCACTATCTTTGACCCAACTCAAGCTCAACAAATATTCTAGTCCAAAGGCACAACTTTTTACAACtcttttttttacaactttaacCATGTTTTGCCCAACTCTTTCCATTTCATTGAATGCTTGATGCCAATGCagctctccctatctctctccctctcccttcagtGTCCCAGCAGTACATACGGTAGCTACAGCTCCACCCGGGAGTACCCTGATGACGTCATCTTCTTCAGCCGTACCCACCCTCTGCTGCAGGAAGCAGTGCTGCCGCAGGGAGGGCGCCCTCTGTTGGTCAGGGTGGGAGTGCACTACAAATTCAGCCGACTGCTCGTGGACCGAGTAGAGGCAGTGGACGGACAGTATGACGTCCTGTTCATTGGCACAGGTGTGGGGATaggttttgtgtatgtgtgcgtgcacgtgagtgtgtgtttgagtacaGTACAAGCAGGAGTGTCCTCTGTGTTGCAGACTCAGGCCAGGTGCTGAAGTCTATCCCCCTCCCTAAAGAACACGGTGTCACCCAGGAGGTCACCCTGGAGCAGCTGCAGGTCTTCCAGGTACAAGTTTGTTGTATCCTTTCTTTGACAAATCTGTAGTTTTAGATCATTTTTTGACATATCTGTAGTTTCTTCTGTTGTCTGGTTTACCCTAACACCTTTTCCCCTCTCCCGCCACAGCACAAGTCACCTGTGACTACCATGACACTGTCCAAGAAAAAGGTAAGAATGATGCACATATATACCctcccccccaaacacacacaaagctcCCCATCTTATATCTCCAAGAAGAGCTTAATCATGGGTTGCTATGGTAACCACAGAGCGATGAggaatcccactgggcacagacgccAATCCAACGTCTATTCCATGTTAGTCCAaagtaatttaattgaaatgacatggaaacaactttgatttaaccagtttttgcCTAGTGGGCTGGTGCACATTGAGATGATGAATCTACATAAACACACGTAAACATGCTCTGTAGCAGTCAGTCTCAGTCGTGTGTGAATTTGGAAAGTGTGAATCATCGAAAGCATAATTCCTGAAATAACTGACGGTTGTGGCATTTGCTCTCTCAGCCATTTTATAATGATGTGTTTTTCTTCTatattttcttttttctttttgtgtgtttgtgggtgtgtgtgtgtgtgtgtgtgtgtgtgtgtgtgtgtgtgtttgtgtgtgtgtgtgtgtgtgtgtgtgtgtgtgtgtgtgtgtgtgtgtgtgtgtgactacagcAGTGGCTGTTTGTGGGTTCTGCGGAGGGTGTGGCCCAGTTGGCTATGTTCCAGTGTGAGCTGTACGGCCAGTCCTGCACTGAATGCTGTCTGGCCAGAGATCCCTACTGCACCTGGGACGGACACGCCTGCAGCACCTTCATGCCCATTGCACGCAGGTGGACACGCTTAGCTCACACGCAACCCAGACTTATAATCCAACACTTACTGTATATCTAGCTAGCACTTCACACAGTTACagtatagaactacagtataaaCTAAACATGAATAAACATGCTGTTAAAATAGAGAGGAAAATAAAGTTGTAAGTTTAAGTCTATGACATGCCAGCTCACTCTCATATACTCAGTACCCACTCGTCCAATACATGTCTATGTAGCTATAGGCCTGCCCTACTCATAAATGCTCACATTTAGTGCATACTTTTATCTAACATTATGTCTTTTTTGGTTTCCTCACATCGAAGGAGGAACGCTCGCCAGGTTGGTGATGAGGAGGACCCTCTGACACAGTGTGTCAGACAGGGAGGTGAGCAGAGACTGTCAGAAGCCGCAAccccacagacatacagtaccagtcaaaaagtttggacacaccttctcattcaagggtttttctttatttgcacTATTACctacagtgtagaataatagggaagtcatcaaaactatgaaataacacatatggaatcatgtagtaaccaaaaaaagtgttaaataaatccaaatatatttaatatttgagattcttcaaagtagccacccttttcctttatgacaggcattctctcaaccagcttcaagaggaATGCTTTatcaaccgtcttgaaggagttcctataTATGCTGAGCAcagcggtccaactcatcccgaatcatctcaattggtttgaggttgggtgattgtgaaggccaggacatctgatgcagcactccaacactctccttcttggtcaaatagcccttacacagcctgtaaagtgtgttttgggtcattgtcctgttgaaaaactaatgatagtcccactaagtgcaaactagatgggatggtgtatcattgcagaatgctgtggtagccatactgcttaagtgtgccttgaattctaaacaaatcactgacagtgtcaacggcaaagcacccccacactatcacaactccatgcttcacggtgggaaccacacatgcggggatcatccgttcacctacactctactctgcatctcacaaagacacggcggttggaaccaaaaatctcaaatttggagtcatcagactaaaggacagattttcaccggtctcatgtccattgctcatgtttcttggctcaagcaagtctcttcttattattaagaagtaactctgggtcttcttttcctgtggaggtcctcatgagagccagtttcatcatagcacttgatggtttttgcaactgcacttgaagaaacttttaaagttcttgaaatgttccgcattgactgactttcatgtcttaaaggaatgatggattatcgtttctctttgcttatttcagctgttcttgccatagtatggacttggtcttttaccaaatagggttatcttctgtataccacccctaccttgtcacaacattaCTGATGGGCTGTaatgcattaaggaggaaagaaattccacaaatgaacttttaacaaggcacacctgttaatttaaatgcattccaggtgattacctcatgaagctggttgagagaatgccaagagtgtgcaaagcagtcatcaaagcaaagggtggctacttctatgaatctcaaatataacatttactttgatttgtttaacacttttttcagTTTcttcatgattccatgtgtgttatttcatagttttgatgtcttcactattgttctacaatgtagaaaatagtaaaaatgaagaaaaacccttgaatgagtaggtgttcaaacttttgactggtaatgcaTACTAGCTTGGGTTTCTATATAGAGCAGACCTTGTGAcaattttctctgtctctgttcagcTGGTCTACAGGTGAAAGCAGAGCAGAGGATGATGATGGTTGCCGAGGGTAACAGCACCTATCTGGAGTGCATGCCCAAATCCAGACATGCAGCCGTCACCTGGTACATACAGGCAGGAGAGAACAGCCCTGAGCTGCATCAGGTacatactgacacacaggcagttacaaacacacacacacacacacacgcacacacacacacacacacacacacacacacacacgctggcctACACACTCACACTTCTCTCTGTGTTGCAGTTGCAGTCAGGAAAGCAGCTGGTGGTGATTGAGAGAGGTGTTCTGATCCGTCAGGCCGAGACGGGTCATTCTGGCGTGTACCACTGTCAACTGGAGGAGCATGGCTTCCGTTGGACTGCCGTCACCATCCGTCTGAGTGTGTGGAGCCCCTCCCGTGCCCTCTCCTGGTCCCCTAACAACCCCAACCCAAGCCCAGATGCCTTCCAGCCTTGGTACCAGGACGTCATGGCCCTCATCCATCCCAGCAGCCTGGAGAAGCACTGTCAGAGGCTAGGCTTCCGACAACGCCGGAACCGCAACCGCGACCAGGATCAGACCAAGGACACCAACCGGAAGACAGGGGACGGCCCCAGGGGCGAGAGGCACAAACATGGAGGccggggtggaggtggaggaggaggcgggAGGAAGAGCAGGAGCAAACCCCAGCAGAGGTCTCCACGAAGTGCTTAGATGCTCTACTGCCTAGAACATGCTTTCTTCTGACTTACACCCTCAAACACTGTCTCACTttctcaaagacacacacacacacttacaaaaaCACATATTCATGTAGATTGGGGACATAGGAGGTTCAGTGTGGGCTGGACTCAGAAATGTGAATGTGGTTGCGTAGCGTGTTGTATGAAGGATGCACAGCATGTCCAAGAGACTGGTGAGGAATATATTAAGGCATGAAGAGGACCTGGAAGAATGTGGTGTCTCAGAAGACACACTATGTGAACTTGTCTGAGGAACTGACTGGGTCTGATGTACAGAGGAGGTGAAGCTAGCTGGGATCTGTCCCAacgaaagacagagagggagtcaaAAGGACTCAAGCACGTGAGAGAGACTTATGTGTCTCTGAGGCACAACATTTGTGATTTGTCTTTGAtgtttaatgtaaaaaaaaatcttatttaacTATGTGTcgtatttatttatgttttgaaTAAAAAGGTTTGTTTCAGTAGTTGTATAAGGTCAGTTTGATTTAGTAAATGCTCTGTGGTGTTCATCAGGCTTTCAACTCAAGCTTGACTCCACATAACTGGCATCATTGATGCTGGGTGTGTTTGACATTAGTGCATCAGAGGAATTAAAAGGGGGAAATCTGAGTCAAACTTGCAAGACTGCCAAAATGAAATGCAGCAAAGCTAAAGCACTTCTAATGCTGTAGGAAAATAAACTTTAGTTTTATGTTCTGGAGCAGCTGCataaaagcagagagagacagagacatttttAATGTTGTCAGACTTCTTTACTGAGCAATGTCCTTGTggcgcgtgtgtgtgttctctctgtgtgtgtgtgtgtgtgtgtgtgtgtgtgtgtgtgtgtgtgtgtgtgtgtgtgtgtgtgtgtgtgtgtactttattCACTACCTTAAAGTATGATGGAAAGTATTTTATAATGAAACATGTAATGTTGATGCTTTCCTCAAAGACCTTGTTCAGATCCTTCCCTGATTCATTATGCGCTCATGTATTTAATTGTGTAGCGTATATTTATATCTCTGTGCCAATATTTGTTTCATGTGATTTTCCAAATTGACTTTaaaatgaaatcaaatgttttCAATTGATCTCTCCCAAGTTAAGGAGACACCCAATGTAAATATACAATTCTGCCAGTATGTTTTCATACGTTTCCTTTTTGTGCTATAGGAAGCCTGTCAATCAACAAAAGGAGacatacacgcacacatgcagtgcattcggaaagtattcaaacaccttgactttttccacattttgttatgataCAGCCTTACTCAAAAATGGATAAACAACTTTTTACAgatcaacaatctacacacaataccccataatgacaaagcaaaaacaggtttttagatttctttgctaatttattaaaaattaaaaacagaagtaccttatttacataagtacataagacccgttgctatgagactcgaaattgagcttaggtacatcctgtttccattgatcatccttgagatgtttctacaacttgattggagtccacctgtagtagattcaattgattgaacatgatatGGAaacgcacacacctgtctatatgaggtccgacagttgacaatgcatgtcagagcaaaaaccaagccatcagggtgaaggaattgtccgtagagctccgagacaggattgtgtcaaggcacagatctgtttaagggtacaaaaaatgtctgcagcattgaaggtccccaagaacagtggcctccatccttcttaaatggaagaagtttggaaacaccaagactcttccttgaaggaggtgaccaagaacccgatggtcattctgacagagatccagagttcctctgtggagatggaagaaccttccagaaggacaaccatctctgcagcactccaccaatcaggcctttatggtagaatggccagatggaagcccacttggagtttgccaaaaggcacctaaagaactctcaaaccatgagaaacatgagtctcaggtctgatgaaaccaagatttaacgctttggcctgaatgagaagtgtcacgtctggaggtaacctggcgccatccctatggtgaagcatggtagcggcagcatcatgctctagagatgtttttcagcggcagggactgggagactagtcaggatcgagggaaagatgaacggagcatgatacagagagatccttgatgaaaacctgctccagagcgctcaggacctcaaactggggcaaaggttcaccttccaaaaggacaacgaccccaagcacacagccaagacaacgcaggagtggcttcaggacaagtctctgaatgtccttgagtgggccagccagagcctggacttgaaccggatcaaacatctctggagagacctgaaaatagctgtgcagcaacgctccccatccaacctgacagagcttgagaggatctgcagagaagcatGGGAGAATccccccaaatacaagtgtgccaaacttgtagcgtcatacccaagaagactcaaggctgaaatcgctgccaaaggtgcttcaataaagtactgagtaaaggttctgaatatttacagtaccagtcaaaagtttggacacacttactcattcaaagatttttcttcatttttactatttcctacattgtagaataaaactatgaaattacacaataggaatcatgtagtaaccaaaaaagtgttcaacaaatcaaaatatattttatatttgagatttttaaaagtagccactctttgccttgatggcagctttgcacacacttggcattctctcaaccagtttcacctgaaatgctttcccaacagtcttgaaagagttcccacatatgctgataacttgttggctgcttttccttcactctgcggtccaactcatcccaaaccatctcaattggattgagtttGGGTGATTGTACAGGCCCGGTCATCTGATGCtgcactccatcaatctccttcttggtcaaataacccttacacagcctggaggtgtgttgggtcattgtcctgttgaaaaacaactgATAGTCCTGCTAAGCGCAAACCTGATGTGAGggcgtatagctgcagaatgatgtggtagtcatgctggttaagtgtgccttgaattctaaataaatcactgacagttttACCAGCAAAGCagcaccacaccatcacacttcctcctccatgcttcacagtgggaaccacacatgtggaaatcatccgttcacctactctgcgtctcacaaagacaccatggttggaaacaaaaatctcaaatttggactcagactaaaggacagatttccacccgtCTCATGTCAatttctcatgtttcttggcccaagcaagtctcttcttcttattggtgtcctttagtagaggtTTCTTTCCAGcagtttgaccatgaaggcctgattcatgcagtctcctctgaacagttgatgttgagatgtgtctgttacttgagctctgtgaggctgttaactctaatgaacttatcctctgcagcagaggtaggtaactgggtcttcctttcctgtgggggtcctcatgagagccagttttgttttagcgcttgatggttattgcaactgcacttgaagaaacgttcaaagttcttgaaattttcctcattgactgacctctatgtcttaaagtaataatagactgtcgtttctctttactcatttcagctgttcttgccataatgtggacgtgtcttttaccaaatagggcaatcttctgtatatcacctttaccttgtcagaacacaactggttggctcaaacacattaagaagaaaataaattaacttttaacaaggcacacctgttaactgaaatgcattccaggtgactaccttgtgaagctggttgagagaatgccaagagtgtgcaaagctgtcatcaaggcaaagggtggctactttgaagaatctcaaatataacatttattttgagttgtttagcacttttttggttactacataattctgtgtgtgttatttcatagtttgatgtcttcacaactACAcagtaataaggctgtaatgtaacaaaatgtggaaaaagtgaaggggtctgataacttccaaatgcactgtacacgcACATAGCGTGCGGACACATGATAGATCTGAAGGATTTATATCATCCAACTTTATTAGTCCACATACACATTATCCATCATCGACTACTCACATTCCAATATTGTTCAATGCAAAATAATGCATTTGACATTATCCTGCTGTAAATCCGCAaacatacaaaacattaagaacaccttcctaatattgctctcagaacagccctttatttgttggggcatggactctaaaagGTGTTGAAAATGTTCCACAGtgcttcccacggttgtgtcaagttggctggatgttctttaggtggtggaccattcttgatacacatgggaaaatgTTGAGGGCTAAAAACCCAGCTGCGTTTCAGTTCTCGACACTCAATATCATGCCACaaggcaagacccagatgcagacacaggaggcagatggttggagtcttacaatgtttattaatccaaaggtgtaggcaagagaatggtcatggacaggcaaaaaggtcaaaaccagatcagagtccaggaggtacagagtggcagacaagctcgtggtcaaggcaggcagaatggtctgGCAGGCGGgaacagagtccagaaacaggcaagggtcaaaaccaggaggactagaaaaaggagaatgcaaaaagcaggagaatgggaaaaacactagttgacttggaaacatacaagacaaactggcacagagagacaggaaacacagggataaatacactggggaaaacaagcaacatctggagggggtggagacaataacgaggacaggtgaaactgatcagggtgtaaCACTCataccagtgcgcctggcacctaccaccatactccgttcaaaggcacttaaatatttagtcttgccaattcaccctctgaacagcacacataaacaatccatgtctcaagacttaaaaatccttctttaacctgcctcctccccttcatctacactgattgaaatgtatttatCGGGTGACATGGGCGGATCTCAATCACCATGGTTCAGATGTGGTTGAACCTGCTCTCTGTCACGTTTGCGGTCTGTAAGCTGTTCCCACACAGGACACCACATGACTCAGGGCCTTTAGGTCTCCTCAAGTCCAACTGAGGCTTCATCTAAATGGTGGTGAGATAGCGTTTAAACATATGGtttgtatattgtgtgtgtttcCTTAGATACCGGTGTCCTATAAAACAAATAAACAGATGAACGTACAATTGACAATGTTGGCTGTTGGCTCACTATTTGAGCACAAGCGAATGTATTGTGACACTATAAAAAAAACGAattatttttgtgtgaagaattACGTCAGAGTTTTTGAGCACTGTGAGTTAGGCCTTGTAGGTTAGGGTTATAGGTGTGAAGACATATATCCCCAGGGATAGTCTGTGTCCTGTATCTGCTCTGCTTCTGCCATCTTGAACATCACAAGATTGTGGCAGAGAGGCGCATGGGTGGGGCTCTCTCAGCACAGCTTACACATTCATGGCCATGTGGCAAATACTGTAGCTCGGTGACATCAGAAGTGATGGGCAAtggtctctgtctccctctgtgggGAAGAGAGATAActgcatgtgtaacagtatagactttacgtccgtcccctcgccctgACCTGGGAGCGAAAAGATGAAGGCACTGGAGGCAAAGCTCATAagtacaccacaggaggttggtggctacttaattggggagaacaggctcgtgttaatggctggagcggaatcagtggaatggtatcaaatacatcaaacacttggtttctatgtgtttgatgccattccatttgcgctGTTCGGGCCATTATTGTAAGCTGTTCCCCCCTCAGAAGCCTCCTGTGATACACAGATATGATTGACTGTGTTTGATTAAATTCCATTTAATACAACTTCATTCTGAAATTATTCA
Coding sequences within:
- the LOC110491106 gene encoding semaphorin-3ab isoform X2, encoding MWRFVTLVLLAHLGSSLTGAWRASQPRLQFTHSELVQNGRLLSLPLAAGDMHSLLPDEDGRRLYVAMKDNLLSTSLDDITQNPHMLYWPASPDRVQECLMAGKDRELECANFLRVLQPYNQTHLYVCGTGAFNPRCAFIPTNVFLQSERQTLSFGETECGKGKCPYDPHQKTATAIIDGELYAGISSDFMSRDSAFFRNLGSRHVIRTEQYDSTWLQDAQFVKVASMAETDNPEDDKVYVFFTERAQEAEGAAGKVLYSRVARVCKNDIGGQRSLVNKWSTFQKARIVCSIPGSDGIQTHFDQLQDIFILHDGKEKKNPLIYGLFTTSSDVLNGSAVCVYRMQDVVRAFKGNFYHKEGPQYKWAEFTGKVPYPRPGTCPSSTYGSYSSTREYPDDVIFFSRTHPLLQEAVLPQGGRPLLVRVGVHYKFSRLLVDRVEAVDGQYDVLFIGTDSGQVLKSIPLPKEHGVTQEVTLEQLQVFQHKSPVTTMTLSKKKWLFVGSAEGVAQLAMFQCELYGQSCTECCLARDPYCTWDGHACSTFMPIARRRNARQVGDEEDPLTQCVRQGAGLQVKAEQRMMMVAEGNSTYLECMPKSRHAAVTWYIQAGENSPELHQLQSGKQLVVIERGVLIRQAETGHSGVYHCQLEEHGFRWTAVTIRLSVWSPSRALSWSPNNPNPSPDAFQPWYQDVMALIHPSSLEKHCQRLGFRQRRNRNRDQDQTKDTNRKTGDGPRGERHKHGGRGGGGGGGGRKSRSKPQQRSPRSA
- the LOC110491106 gene encoding semaphorin-3ab isoform X1, which gives rise to MWRFVTLVLLAHLGSSLTGAWRASQPRLQFTHSELVQNGRLLSLPLAAGDMHSLLPDEDGRRLYVAMKDNLLSTSLDDITQNPHMLYWPASPDRVQECLMAGKDRELECANFLRVLQPYNQTHLYVCGTGAFNPRCAFIPTNVFLQSERQTLSFGETECGKGKCPYDPHQKTATAIIDGELYAGISSDFMSRDSAFFRNLGSRHVIRTEQYDSTWLQDAQFVKVASMAETDNPEDDKVYVFFTERAQEAEGAAGKVLYSRVARVCKNDIGGQRSLVNKWSTFQKARIVCSIPGSDGIQTHFDQLQDIFILHDGKEKKNPLIYGLFTTSSDVLNGSAVCVYRMQDVVRAFKGNFYHKEGPQYKWAEFTGKVPYPRPGTCPSSTYGSYSSTREYPDDVIFFSRTHPLLQEAVLPQGGRPLLVRVGVHYKFSRLLVDRVEAVDGQYDVLFIGTDSGQVLKSIPLPKEHGVTQEVTLEQLQVFQHKSPVTTMTLSKKKQWLFVGSAEGVAQLAMFQCELYGQSCTECCLARDPYCTWDGHACSTFMPIARRRNARQVGDEEDPLTQCVRQGAGLQVKAEQRMMMVAEGNSTYLECMPKSRHAAVTWYIQAGENSPELHQLQSGKQLVVIERGVLIRQAETGHSGVYHCQLEEHGFRWTAVTIRLSVWSPSRALSWSPNNPNPSPDAFQPWYQDVMALIHPSSLEKHCQRLGFRQRRNRNRDQDQTKDTNRKTGDGPRGERHKHGGRGGGGGGGGRKSRSKPQQRSPRSA